The Flavobacteriales bacterium genome includes a window with the following:
- a CDS encoding carboxypeptidase-like regulatory domain-containing protein: protein MKKHQIKSSIIVLLFFGISIFQLKAQTTKVKGKVTDESNAPMPFVNINFINSNIGTTTDFDGVYSLETK, encoded by the coding sequence ATGAAAAAACACCAAATCAAATCCTCTATAATTGTACTTCTATTTTTTGGAATTAGCATTTTTCAGCTTAAAGCACAAACAACCAAAGTAAAAGGCAAAGTGACAGATGAGTCAAATGCCCCTATGCCATTCGTGAACATCAATTTTATCAACTCTAACATAGGTACAACAACCGACTTCGATGGTGTATATTCCTTAGAAACAAAATAG
- a CDS encoding DUF5686 family protein — protein sequence MSASFLGYQKDVRKITKNKSQTIHFKLKTSSVKINTVNILEKKKAKYKNESSPAVSLIRKIIEHKDNNHEQTLSYYEYDKYEKVEFDLNNFSEKIVDNKLTKNFQFVFESYVDTSEINGKPFIPFFIRENISKVYYRKNPDSQKEYILGTKMRGHLNRLDSDGIGHFMKKLYSDINIYDNQIILFGNHFPSPINSIAPNIYKFFIIDTLAVDGIDCINLGFSPRSKSDFAFTGNLFILNDGTFAIRKVEMGINKNINLNFVNDLRIQQDYTKVDKKKWLLKRDNIFIDYSFSEKQTGILGKKTVSCQNYIIDKARHDSIYSAKGHVIRLNDKLATNAYWEQNRHEKLNENEEGIYTMIDSIQNIRTFKIISEAASILTSGWIDCNWYELGTVATFVSWNEIEGLKLRIGGRTTTKFNEKFQLKGHIAIGLGDLRIKYLSGINYSLNDNYLKNPQHQFYASLSRRTLFPGQFLEKLDHDNFLLSFNPGISDKMLLIHKFKLGYLNEFSSGFSFDLKYENKRLKPLGNLSFENGFGHKDYHINTDEFSVKLRYAPNEKFYQTKNGRQRITNKHPVFVLKHTIGLEGFFNGEHDFSKSTFEIIKRVYVPLMGHSDMNVEFGKFWGKAPFPLLQIPIANQSLGYQKEAFNTMNFMEFVNDEYLSVKWTHFFKGAIFNKLPLLKNLKVREVVGIKAIMGRLTDVNNPEIDKYLLKLPTDLDGNPTTHILNETPYIEASVGVTNILKFLRVDLVKRLNYLDEKYEVASLFGQRGLGLRFSAKFDF from the coding sequence TTGTCAGCCTCTTTTTTAGGTTACCAAAAAGACGTCCGAAAAATCACTAAGAATAAAAGTCAGACTATCCATTTCAAATTAAAAACTTCTTCTGTTAAAATTAATACGGTCAATATATTAGAAAAGAAAAAAGCAAAGTATAAAAACGAAAGCAGCCCTGCGGTGTCATTGATTAGAAAGATCATAGAACACAAAGACAACAACCACGAACAGACCTTGAGTTATTACGAATACGACAAATACGAAAAGGTAGAATTTGATTTGAACAATTTTTCTGAAAAAATCGTTGACAATAAACTAACCAAAAACTTTCAATTTGTATTTGAAAGTTATGTGGATACGTCAGAAATAAACGGCAAACCATTTATCCCGTTTTTCATAAGAGAAAATATTTCAAAAGTGTATTACAGAAAAAACCCAGATAGTCAAAAAGAGTATATACTAGGTACAAAAATGAGAGGTCACCTAAACCGATTGGATAGTGATGGCATTGGTCATTTCATGAAAAAACTGTATTCAGACATTAATATTTACGACAATCAGATTATACTTTTTGGCAATCATTTTCCTAGCCCTATAAATTCAATAGCCCCCAACATCTATAAATTCTTCATTATTGACACATTGGCTGTCGATGGTATAGACTGCATTAATTTAGGGTTTTCTCCTCGTTCAAAATCTGATTTTGCCTTTACGGGCAATTTATTCATTTTAAACGATGGCACTTTTGCTATTCGTAAAGTAGAAATGGGCATTAATAAAAACATAAATCTAAACTTTGTAAATGACCTCCGTATTCAACAGGACTATACAAAAGTGGATAAAAAGAAGTGGCTACTAAAGAGAGATAACATATTTATAGATTATAGCTTTTCAGAAAAACAAACGGGCATATTGGGCAAAAAGACCGTTTCTTGTCAAAACTATATTATTGATAAAGCTAGACATGACTCTATCTATTCAGCAAAGGGACATGTAATTAGGCTAAACGATAAACTAGCAACTAACGCTTATTGGGAGCAAAACAGGCACGAAAAACTCAACGAGAATGAAGAAGGCATCTACACTATGATAGATAGCATTCAAAACATAAGAACATTTAAAATTATTTCTGAAGCTGCTTCGATTCTCACTTCAGGCTGGATTGATTGCAATTGGTATGAACTAGGAACCGTGGCAACTTTCGTGAGCTGGAATGAAATAGAAGGATTAAAACTAAGAATAGGTGGTAGAACAACCACTAAATTCAACGAGAAATTTCAGCTAAAAGGTCATATTGCAATAGGCTTGGGCGATTTAAGAATTAAGTACCTAAGCGGCATAAATTATTCGTTAAATGACAATTATCTAAAAAATCCACAACACCAATTTTACGCCTCGTTATCAAGGAGGACTTTGTTCCCTGGTCAATTTTTAGAAAAATTAGACCACGACAATTTCTTACTTTCCTTTAACCCTGGTATTTCTGATAAGATGTTACTTATTCATAAATTTAAATTGGGATATTTAAACGAGTTTTCAAGTGGATTTTCGTTTGATTTGAAATACGAAAACAAGCGGTTGAAGCCCTTAGGAAATTTATCTTTTGAAAATGGTTTTGGGCATAAAGATTACCATATCAATACTGATGAATTTTCCGTAAAACTAAGGTACGCTCCAAACGAAAAGTTTTATCAAACGAAAAATGGTAGGCAAAGGATAACAAATAAACACCCTGTCTTTGTTCTTAAGCATACGATTGGCTTGGAGGGGTTTTTTAATGGGGAACACGATTTTTCAAAATCTACTTTTGAAATTATCAAAAGAGTATATGTTCCTCTTATGGGGCATTCCGACATGAACGTAGAGTTTGGCAAATTTTGGGGCAAGGCTCCTTTCCCTTTGCTACAAATACCTATTGCCAATCAATCTCTAGGCTATCAGAAGGAAGCCTTCAACACCATGAACTTTATGGAGTTTGTCAACGATGAATATCTGAGTGTTAAGTGGACTCATTTTTTCAAAGGAGCCATTTTCAACAAATTGCCTTTACTCAAAAATTTAAAGGTTAGGGAAGTCGTTGGCATTAAGGCCATAATGGGAAGACTAACAGACGTCAACAATCCAGAAATTGATAAATATCTCCTTAAGCTACCCACTGATTTGGATGGCAATCCCACTACACATATACTTAATGAAACACCTTATATTGAAGCGAGTGTAGGGGTAACTAATATTCTTAAATTCTTACGTGTCGATTTAGTTAAAAGACTAAATTATCTCGATGAAAAATACGAGGTAGCTTCTCTTTTTGGACAAAGGGGTTTGGGGTTACGCTTCAGTGCTAAATTCGATTTTTAA
- a CDS encoding 2-oxoacid:ferredoxin oxidoreductase subunit beta, which translates to MENKVYTAKDFSSDQEVRWCPGCGDYSILKQVQSVMPEINVPKEDIVFISGIGCSSRFPYYMETYGMHSIHGRATAIASGLKAARPDLSVWIITGDGDSLSIGGNHLIHLLRRNFDTNVLLFNNQIYGLTKGQYSPTSEQGKKTKSTPMGSIDHPFNPLALCMGADATFIARTMDRDPKHMREMLKRSNDHKGTSLLEIYQNCNVFNDGAFFGMTDKATKMNQTLFLEHGQPLLFGENKEKGIRLDGFKPVIVSLADCSVEDLWVHDEKDRVKAGLLTRFFDAEFPRPFGVFYSEDRHTYEDALVQQIDTATEQKGKGNLDDLLKGSNTWTID; encoded by the coding sequence ATGGAGAATAAGGTATATACAGCTAAAGATTTTTCTTCTGACCAAGAGGTACGTTGGTGTCCTGGTTGTGGTGATTATTCTATACTTAAACAAGTACAGTCGGTAATGCCAGAAATCAATGTGCCTAAAGAAGATATCGTTTTTATTTCAGGAATTGGATGCTCTTCTCGTTTCCCTTATTATATGGAAACTTATGGTATGCACTCTATTCATGGTAGAGCAACAGCTATAGCTAGTGGGCTCAAAGCAGCACGACCAGATTTAAGTGTCTGGATAATCACAGGCGATGGCGATTCATTATCTATTGGAGGTAATCATTTGATTCATCTTTTGAGAAGGAATTTCGATACTAACGTTCTGTTATTTAATAATCAGATTTATGGATTGACTAAAGGTCAGTATTCGCCCACCTCAGAACAGGGTAAAAAGACTAAATCTACTCCAATGGGTTCTATTGACCATCCTTTTAATCCATTAGCGTTGTGTATGGGAGCCGATGCTACTTTCATAGCTCGAACTATGGATAGAGACCCTAAGCATATGCGAGAAATGCTCAAACGTTCCAACGACCATAAGGGAACATCTTTGCTAGAAATATATCAAAATTGTAATGTTTTCAATGATGGGGCCTTTTTTGGAATGACTGATAAAGCCACCAAAATGAATCAAACTTTATTCTTGGAACATGGACAGCCTTTATTATTCGGAGAAAATAAAGAAAAAGGAATTCGTCTAGACGGTTTTAAGCCTGTTATTGTTTCATTAGCTGATTGTTCAGTTGAAGACCTTTGGGTTCACGATGAAAAAGATAGAGTTAAAGCAGGCTTGCTCACCCGTTTTTTTGATGCAGAGTTCCCTCGTCCTTTTGGTGTTTTTTACTCTGAAGATAGACACACCTACGAAGATGCTTTAGTACAACAAATTGATACTGCTACCGAACAAAAAGGCAAAGGTAATTTAGACGACTTGCTTAAAGGGTCAAATACTTGGACCATCGATTAA
- a CDS encoding 2-oxoacid:acceptor oxidoreductase subunit alpha — translation MTQETVEKVVIFFAGDSGDGIQLTGSQFTNTAALYGNDLSTFPDFPAEIRAPQGTLAGVSGFQISFGSTEIFTPGDECDVLVVMNVAALKANLKRLKKGGAIILNTDGFDKRNLRLAGFADDENPLTDNSLVDYRVSEMNVTKLTRECLVDVTLGVKEKDRCKNMFVLGFVYWMYNRSLDHTIDFLKQKFKSKPEVSEANTKVLKAGYNFANTCEISSSRFEVKPAKMPSGTYRNIMGNQATAMGLIAASQQSGLNLFYGSYPITPASDILHELAKHKNFGVRSFQAEDEIAAVSASIGASFGGALGVTATSGPGVALKGEAIGLAFMLELPLVIVNVQRGGPSTGLPTKTEQADLLQAMYGRNGEAPVPIVSASTPSDCFEATLEACRIAIEHMTPVFFLSDGYIANGAEPWLFPQSKDLKPISVPITKKESADYFPYKRDHKLVREWAIPGMSGLEHRVGGLEKEAETGNVSYDSNNHEFMVKTRAQKVERIADFIPNQELDAGKENAKVLVLAWGSTYGAIKTAVKELLSEGYSVAHAHLRYINPFPKNLETLIQSYDKVLMPEINDGQLIKLIRDKYLIDAIPMNKIQGIPFEAREIKNRIIELHDGE, via the coding sequence ATGACTCAAGAAACAGTAGAAAAAGTAGTTATTTTCTTCGCTGGTGATTCGGGAGATGGTATTCAATTAACAGGCTCACAGTTTACGAATACAGCAGCCTTATATGGTAACGACCTCAGTACATTTCCTGATTTTCCTGCCGAAATACGTGCGCCACAAGGTACACTAGCTGGTGTTTCAGGTTTTCAAATTTCATTTGGTAGCACCGAGATATTTACGCCTGGTGACGAATGCGATGTGTTGGTAGTCATGAACGTAGCTGCTCTAAAAGCCAATCTTAAGCGATTGAAAAAGGGTGGAGCAATTATTCTAAACACAGACGGTTTTGATAAACGTAATTTAAGACTTGCTGGTTTTGCTGATGATGAAAACCCATTAACAGATAATTCACTTGTTGATTATAGAGTGAGTGAAATGAACGTGACCAAATTGACACGTGAATGTTTGGTTGACGTTACATTAGGTGTTAAAGAAAAAGACCGTTGCAAAAATATGTTCGTTCTCGGCTTTGTCTATTGGATGTATAACCGTTCGCTAGATCATACCATAGATTTTCTAAAGCAGAAATTTAAAAGTAAGCCTGAGGTTTCAGAGGCTAATACTAAAGTGTTAAAAGCGGGGTATAACTTTGCTAATACTTGTGAGATTTCAAGTAGTCGATTTGAGGTTAAACCGGCCAAGATGCCTTCAGGCACTTATCGTAATATAATGGGAAATCAGGCCACAGCTATGGGACTCATTGCGGCTTCTCAACAGTCAGGATTAAATCTATTTTATGGTTCTTATCCTATAACACCCGCATCGGATATTTTACACGAGTTAGCCAAGCACAAAAATTTTGGTGTGCGTTCTTTTCAAGCAGAAGATGAAATTGCAGCTGTCAGTGCAAGTATAGGAGCTTCTTTTGGTGGCGCATTGGGTGTTACTGCAACTTCAGGACCTGGTGTAGCTTTAAAAGGTGAAGCCATAGGATTAGCATTTATGTTAGAGCTACCACTTGTTATTGTCAATGTTCAAAGGGGTGGACCATCAACAGGATTGCCCACAAAAACAGAACAAGCCGATTTGCTTCAGGCTATGTATGGTAGAAATGGCGAAGCCCCTGTGCCAATTGTGTCAGCAAGTACGCCATCTGATTGCTTTGAGGCAACACTTGAAGCCTGTCGTATTGCTATTGAACACATGACACCTGTTTTCTTCTTATCTGACGGATATATTGCCAATGGCGCAGAGCCCTGGTTGTTCCCTCAGTCTAAAGATTTAAAACCGATTAGCGTACCCATTACCAAAAAAGAAAGTGCCGACTATTTCCCTTACAAAAGAGACCATAAATTAGTTAGAGAATGGGCAATTCCTGGCATGTCAGGATTAGAACATAGAGTTGGTGGCTTGGAGAAAGAAGCTGAAACAGGAAATGTTTCTTACGACTCCAATAACCATGAGTTTATGGTCAAAACTAGAGCTCAAAAAGTAGAACGCATAGCTGACTTCATTCCAAATCAAGAATTAGATGCTGGAAAAGAGAATGCCAAAGTATTAGTTTTAGCATGGGGTTCAACCTATGGTGCTATAAAGACAGCTGTTAAAGAATTGTTGTCCGAAGGCTATTCGGTAGCACATGCTCACTTACGCTATATCAATCCATTTCCTAAAAACCTAGAAACTCTAATCCAATCCTACGATAAGGTATTGATGCCAGAAATAAATGATGGTCAATTGATAAAACTGATTCGTGATAAATACCTTATTGATGCTATCCCTATGAATAAGATTCAAGGAATACCATTTGAAGCTAGAGAAATTAAGAACCGAATTATTGAATTGCACGATGGAGAATAA
- a CDS encoding NifU family protein — translation MGIITDSTVINKIEEALAQVRPFLESDGGDIRLIEVTDDYIVKVKLLGACSDCHVSMMTLKAGVEQAIKKVLPEVQKVVDIDKLED, via the coding sequence ATGGGAATTATAACAGATTCAACAGTAATTAATAAAATAGAAGAAGCCTTAGCTCAAGTACGTCCTTTTTTAGAATCTGACGGCGGCGATATTCGACTTATTGAGGTTACCGACGATTATATAGTAAAAGTAAAATTACTTGGCGCATGTAGTGATTGTCATGTTAGTATGATGACACTCAAAGCAGGTGTTGAACAGGCTATTAAAAAGGTTTTGCCTGAAGTTCAAAAAGTAGTTGATATTGATAAATTAGAAGATTAA